The genomic interval TAACGTCATGGATGGGCTTATTTGGACCTCTCCTTGTCTGGCTGCAGTTATGAGGGTTCCATCTGCTGTGGAAATTTTCTTGTTACTAGGACATGGAGAATATGTGGAGAAGTATTTGGATAGTGGGGTCATATGGTCAGTGGCTCCAGAGTCTAGTATCCAATAATGTGTGAACGGTGTATCTGAAACATTAAGTCCAAACAAGAATGGAAATTTACCAGAATATGTTAAGGAGCACGTACCTGTAGGCTTCTCCAATTTACTAAGGATGGATCTTACCCNTTCTATCTCTTCATGATTCAANTGGACAGATTCTTCACCTTGCCCATTAGCAATGTATGCTTGCCCTCCTTTTTTCTGTGGGCCTCCCTTCAATCCCCATTCTCGGCCTGGGAGTTTCGGTCCCCATTCTCTGCTTGAGGTTTTCCCATCTTTCAGCCCCCATTCTCGGCTTGGGGGCTTTCCATGTAATTTCCAGCACTTTTCCCTTGTGTGGCGCGGCTTGTTATAATGGGTACACCAAATCTCCTCATGTCTTTTCTCCCAGTTTTTTCTCTGGTTAGCAACCATGATTGTTCCTCCTTCAGCTATCATTGCAGAGCTTTCAGTGGTTGAAGTTTCCAGCATCAACCCTCTCCTGCTTTCTTCACTCCGAATAATGGCTACCACTTCATTAAGCCCTGGAACTTTCTCCTTTCCTAAGATTTGAATTCGGACCTGGTCATATTCAGGATTTAGGCCCACCAAAAAATCATAGACCCTATCTTGttcaatatattcttttaaaattgctGAGTCTTCTGAACACTTTGCTTTTATAACCCGATAGTGATCCAATTCCATCCATAGGGATTTAAGTTGATTGGCATATTCTGTAACGGACTTACTTCCCTGTTTAGCAGCCACGGTTTTCACCtttacatcataaatttgagCAGCATCCTTGGCCTTAGAGTAAGTTTGTTCGACTGCCTCCCAGATCTCCCTTGCTGATTTTAGGAACATGCAGGTATCACTGATTTCTGGGACCATTGAATTCCACAGCCACGCCATGATCATGGAGTCTTCTTCATCCCATGATTTGAATTTTGGATCACTCTCACTCGGTGCATCCCCAGTTAGGTGACTgattttcccttttcctttcaGGATGGTCCTAATGATTTGAGACCATTTGAGGTAGTTTTTTCCATTTAATCGATAAGCAGAATGGATATTCTGCAGTTCTCCAGTGGTCTGGAATCTATCTCCAGTTTTCGGGTTCCCAGCTTCAGCCATAACGCGATACACTCACGATAAGTGACGAAAGCTTGACGGTGACGTAGTGATGATGACGCAGCAATGAAGGCTGCCGCAAACGATAAGTAACGAAGGCTCGACGGTGACGCAGTGACAGTGACGCAGCAATGAAGGCTGCCGCAGACGATAAGTAACGAAGGCTCGACGGTGACGCAGTGACGGTGACGCAACAATGAAGGTTGCCGTAGACGATAAAAATGAGGGCCTGATGGTGGAGCAGCAATAAAGGCTGCTGTAGTTTTAGGTTGAAGGTAGAGCAGCAATAAAGGCTGCCGTAGTTTTAGGTTGAAGGTAGAGCAACAATAACGGCTGCCGTTTTGGATAAAATAACACGGTCAGAGACTCCCAAGGATcgggagctctgataccatctcaAGTTTAGAATAGAATCTCTCTTATATTATTCTGAGGTTACTAACCTCTATATTTATACAAGTCAGCAGCATATTATGGGCTGCTAAATTTACTGGACAAATCCCTATAATTATGggatcaatcaaacataaataaccTAATAAAGGTAGCATTTAACAGTTACAAAAATACAgcgtatttaaataaaaaacttcctAAACTATTCCATGCCAATTAATTCCACGCCAATCACGGTTTTGACATATTCTAGTCAATAAAAGTGCTTGCATAGGAAGCTATTAAAAGGTATTTCCTCCGAATAAGCTAacatatattaaagaaaaaacataagaatCAAGGATATGAAATACAAAATCTATTCCATGTAATGGTTGAGTCAACCATATTTAATTGTTGtgcaattatttattataagagaaaaaataaaatgaaaatgaaacaccaatgataataaattaaagcaGAGTTCTTACCTAAATTTTGTGACTCACTTGTGAAACACCAAGGAAAGAAGGCTTTTGATAGATCATATTTTACCCTGTACACATGAAAAACAATGTTACTCAAGATATCAAAGGCATTAGAGCATTGCCTCCCAAAACTCGCCAATTCACTTAAAGTTGCTAATTTCTACAAaccatttcttttcttaattcaGGAGTAATCATCTAGGTGCTTATTTATGTTATACAAGTCTATGTTCCGTTGTTATCCTTAATCACAAATTACTTATATAAACAGGGGAATTATATAAACAGGGGAGGGAGAGATGAGTCAATATATTTCACGCATCAATATATTACAACAATGCACTTGAACACCCATTTCCGATCTTCCTTAGTTTAGGCATAATTTCTTCGTCTGACTTTTTCAGAATTTATCAATAACATACACCTATTGTGTCTTGTACCTCCTTTTCGTTTCTACTTCACTTCcttcttatctttttctctttcgtCATGCCTTTTTTTACCTGGTacctctttctcttccttttttatttcttttttaatttggtgtCGACTTCCCAATACACCCCAGCAAGGGATGCCTCTTTGACATATCCACATTTGAGAGAATAAGCTTTTTGTCAAAGCAGCTCCATTGGATGTCAAAGAAACCCTCAAAAGGTCTATTGCCTGACCAAAATAGATACAATGAATGtcaattataaattgaaaaggaagaaatgTTGTACGCAGTTTATTATagccatttattttattagattaattaaaaCCATAAATATTGCGGTTGAACAAGTATTCAAGAGTTGATTGAGAATATTACCTCATGTGACTTTCttactttaataaaatgttCCTCCAAATCATTCACCTTCACAATCCCTAGTTCTTTCAAATGCGAAATGCTAGAAGCATTTGTCATTGGTTTCACTTCAAGATCATCGCTCACAACAAATAGACATGGTCTCTTCATAAATCCCACAGGAGGTTCTCTTGCTCCATCAGAGGATCTTGGGTCAAAAAGTTTCACTTTTTTTGGATCTCGTAACAACTCTTTTCTCTTTGAAATCATTGTACGCCCCTCATTCTCTTTCTCCACTACAGGGCCATACCAATATTCAGGAGAATCCTCCTCTTCTAATGGATTCCTCTTACAACCAAAATGAGGAGCAACCTTTATATTCTTTAAAGATTCATTAGATGATCTTACAAACCATGATGGATTGAGACGCTTCACACTTTTGTACAAGTTACGAATGCTTCCCAAACACAATTTTCCTTTCATAAGCCTCACAATAGATCCAATAGGTGTTGTGAGGAAGCTGGTTAGAAGGTCAACAAAATCTCCATCTACTTCAGCAAATAAAATCTTGTTCTGTGATTTGCTCACCATTACTTTGATTTTTACATGACCTTTCGAATGAATGGGACCGGTATACTGTGAGGAAGAGTATTTCTtatattcttcatttttcaATAATACATCACTCAGAGGAGATTTGGAGATTAAGGATTGCTTTAGTATGCTCAATATCTGAAAATACAACCAAAACCAAGCTAATTAAGGAAGTCAGGAAGGTTATCAGTTGAGCAAATAAGAATAATGTCTTAACTTTATACcacaaaataatcattttagtaTCCAAAGTATTTTCTTCATCCGCATATCAACTCCTATTTCTTTCCCtgatacatatattttaagggAATGCGACTGAAACATTCTCTTGacttaaaaacaattacctCCTTGATGCCAACTTTTCCAGATATTTCTGTGAGGATGCTGATGTCTTTGTGTCGATGCTTGAGAAAAGTTTGAACAGAGTCACCAACAGAGCTTCGGAGGACTCTCAAGTCATCCAAGATCAAGAACATGGCATCTGATTTAACAAAAGCACCATTGTCCTTAGCTAGCTCTTCCTTGGATTCTTCCAGCAACATCGTTTCTTTTCTCATCAATTTTCCACAATGGCACCTTGCACCATCAAAGGTACTCAGCAACAAATCCTTTTCCTTTGAACAGCTGTAACACACGAAATACTTGGTGGGTTCTGTATCATCCACTTTCACTTTCAGTCTTTGGCAAGAGCTCTCTAACGGGTTGCGAGGAGAATGCAACATTTTCTTGCAGATGTTGTTCCAGAAAACATTAGATTCCAGTTTATCAACACTGTCGTACAGCTTATTGATGCAGCCAAGCTGTATATGTTGATCCAATTTGTTTCCAAGCCTAATAATAGTTCCCAATGGAAGGGTGAGGAAACTGAAGAGAACATCTACCAACTCCCCACTTGCTTCTGCCACAACTACACGCCTTTTGTTATCGTCCACCCAATATTTCAAAGGGATTGTTACCTCTTCGTCGGAAGACATAACTGAAACATAAAACTAAAGAACATTAACGaattaatcaaacaaaacatgTACGATTTTGGTGAAATTTCTTATACCTCATCTCAGTCGTTGCTTGGGTTGTGTTTCCTACGcgatatttttaagaattatacTTGTGGGTGTATTTTTAAGAGATAAGCAAACATGATGAGAGCGTTATGTAGTCGTGAAATATACCTTGCTTTTAGAGAGAGGAAGAGAcagaaaaacttgaaaagtAAGGGAGAGATGATCAACCCAGACTGCTGAGAATGTAGAGAATAAGTTTATGATAGATGAAagaatcattttaaattaatacaatttcTGCGATTGAGAAACTCTTATAGAACTACTGGATGTTTAAGCTATGAATGAGAGAATTCACCAGAAGAGGGAAATTAACCAAAAAGCTTTtgttgaaaaatacaaaaaagaactCAGTGTCATCACATATCGCCAGAGTTTAGAACGTTGAAACGGATATTGTACTATATGAGTAAAACTTTTAAAGTAGCCTATATCAATGTCTTACCATGATATATCCAGATCGATTCATCAGATTGCCTAAAATTAGTTTCATTTGTTCAGATCAGTTTGTCCAGTGAGAAATTCTCACAACAGTAGTTCCcacaaacaaaaagaattatTGCACAGCTCaacttcatattttaaatttctaataattACGAGTTACACAAGGATTAAATGTAAATTCTGCATTCATTACATGAACAATGAACGGTTAATTAAACCTAAAGTTTAGAACCTGTTTCCTCCGGAGGCCACGGAAAGAATTCAGCACATATCTGCGAGAGTTTAGAACTTTGAAACGGATGTTGACCTAAAGCATCATAGAAATGAGTAAAACTTCCAAAGTAGACTAACATTGATAATAgttaaaattcttattaaattaaaaacgaGAAGTTTGagtaacatataaaaaattataaatataagttttaaaattaaattttaatttcgaAATGGtgtcataatattttatatattgtactTAAGTAAAGAAAGATGCCTTCTTAAATTTAGAATCTAATAGACATATGTAAGCAAAATACATATAGTTTTGATTTTCATATATCTCTAGTGACACCTTAAAAATAGACTAAATCATCATCATTGTTGAATTAACAAAGttttataatcttaaataaaatttaaactacacaaaaaatattttataaattatttctaacGTTTCCCTTGTACCAATTATATTTCTCATTGTATCGTATAACCCTCTTAACGTTAAGGATTTTCAATTGACAAAAATTAAGTTGATTAATTAGTTAGGTTCTAAATTGTGATTGCATTATAGAAATTGTGGTTGCAGGCGTAGTTGCAATTAGGGATGgacaaaatgtaaaaatagaacTAAACTATTGTTAAACAAAACTGCATATATATGCAATTGAGTTTGATATTAATTTAGCTGAGTTGAAGGATGATAATTACAATACATATTTCAATTGTTGCATAATAAGTATGGAGATATTCTTACAATCATTTGATTAGTTTATTGAGTGAAAGGAGGCCAAACTCATTGATTACCAATTCAACACATTATTAAGAGCTTGGCTGTCAGCAGACCCACCATCTGAACACCACAAGTGGAAAATGTGAGATAATTAAGAGCCCTTTAGACCACtatcttatctttttcttttttcttctcttgactctttcttctttttctgtttcatttttctcttacaCTGTGTCTCTGTCTCTTTATTTCTCCCCACTTCCTTCTAAATTTCTAATTCCATTTTTCATATATTCTAAAATCAGATTATACGCTTCAGTGGCAGATATATTGTCAAACATttctattcaattttttttttatttaatgcaaGAGTAATATTTgctctaatattttttattttactattattatgtAAACGTTTAATCTTTTTGTTAGGTATATCACTTGACCAAAAGTTATTCtcttagttaatttattttgactAAATTTTGGATTTGTTTCATGATGTTTCACTTGTtcttttggatttttatttgggataatgatattttgacaacattttttgtaaACATTTTAATACCATCTACATGTCATTCTGGGATTGGTCTAtggtggtgtttatgattatttttattaattgtggagtaattttagaGTAATCAGAGAATGACACatagatgatattaaaatattgtcaaaatatcattatccttttatttgTATGAACCACTCCTTTTTAGTTTCTACTAAAAGTACGAATAagtatttagtaaaaaaaaactgACTTGAGCTGAGTTTCTTCTATATTAGAGTATGAAAGTAATTATTGGTGAACTTTTTGTCGGGTAatattgattgaatttaggattTCGATTATTTTGAACTTGAATTTAGTTAGAGGAGTAATGTATTAATTGTGATTCACTAAAGTTCTACtaatggttaaaaaatatagctgcacaatgGACTTTCCAACGATGGTTTAAACAGATTTTTAATGATAGTTTTCGAACTGTCGTAGCTCAAGTTGATGTTAAATATAAGACAAAGTAATAGACGATTATCGTTAAAAATTCCAAACGATGGAGATTGTTCTTAAACTACAATTAAAAGTCatcgaagaaaagaaaaaaatataataggtTCTATATTATCATAACGGAATTAACAAACCTAcgaaaataaaacagaaaagtaTCTCTATTTCAGTTTTGAAAGACatgacagataaaaaaaattgttgaatagattctataaaaatataaattttaaacgatataaagaaaatataaagagttgattatgtaaaaagaaaaaggttaaatGACATAAAATAGACCATGTAGAAAAATATTAGGAGTAAAAgttgtaaatatataaatattggatGTCTGGACTAGTCATATCTTAACACAAATTCGTATttcaaacttttatatttacagtatttttcttaaaatgaaaaattaaaaataatataaatagtttaataattaaCTTTACTAAGAAAACAATTagtattttttagtttattaacaatgtcattattcaaatatttatttatttattatttatattatgttttaatttttattattattatattagtattattatgttattaatatttattaaatcttattacatattataatataatgatatacTGTTAAGAATCCTCcaattttattacatattattaaaCTCTTCAGCTTCCAAAATTTGTTCTCATCTCGGACTCTTTTAAAAGGattgaaataaattacaattGTTTAGAGGCAGGACCATGAAAAGGTTTCAgttcttttttacattttttattttaatttgaatttaaaattcaaacttttttacaatatatttacagttttttttataattttgaatttcaaatttaaactttattgcaatttcaaatttagaaatatgaattttaatattagaaaaagattGAAATAGAAATCATTagttttttatatctttaaaagtttaaaaaggttataattttcacattttaataATGCACTTTTgtctatattattaaaattagtttttaaattaatttgacataaatatattataattttaattgaagtattattttcaagatttattatttagtttatttttaatctattaacaatgtcattatttaattatttatttaatgttttacataatatattaattttattattatattaatattattaaattattaaattattaaatattattatgtactatagcatattatatatttttaagatcgataaattttttgaactttttcagCTTCTAGATTTTGATCTTATTAGTTActttatcattaattattttttatatctcaattaacatattttatttaagtaaaattaaaagtattattacaatttattatattatttccaacttattatatgattaattgaaattaagtaACTATTAagtttatcatttaattattaattattaattgaattatcatttattattaattttaattcttatattattttatctttattttagtGACAAATGAGCTCttttataacttattatatttaaatcctcacttttatttttcttttgtaaatattcttctttttagactacatttatttaattataactcTAATCTCCTCTTTTTGTACTTATTTTGGTGTTAGAAAGACCttataataaattgaataatcTTGATAACCTAGAGAAGTAAGAAGATCAGCAAAAAGGTGAGTTTTAAAAGCTTAGGTGACGTTGAGCGTCACTTATCTATGTTGAGCGATCCAATTACAGAAAGCATCTGAAGCATCCACTGTCGAGTGCCCCTTCTACCACTGACCACCACAATTATAGAGAGCGTCTAGGGTTGCCTTGAAGGTCAGTGCTAAGCAGTAGAGCCCTAGTGCTGAGCAGTACCTTTGCTAATGTGTCAAGATGAGCCTATTTATTCAACTCCTCTCGAAGGATATCGAGTCTTTGGTGATTTGGAGGCACAACCACATTATTTGGAGCGCATGGAAGATGCTTGAGGCTTGTGGGAAcatcctcttcttcctccttgtgtctccttcttctttcaCCTTCTATTTTGTGAGCTTAAGGATCTTTATGGAAATGGAAAGTCAATGGAAATGAAGAGTCAAACCCATCTTATTAGAGGcttttataatcattaaacTTTTTTGTACTCTCTAGATAccttgattatatatatatatatatatatatatatatatattccattaAATGTTAATGTCTTGTTTCTATTCTTAATGCTTGTTTGAAATGGGGACGTGGATAACTTGATTTATGAGGAATCTAGTGAACCCTAGACTTGAAACAAGAGATCTAATGAAACTTGTATGTAGGAATGGAACTGGAGCTATCAGTTGTCTTAAATCCTAAATGCAGGTTAGCTTGTTAAGTGTCCAAGGGATTGGTTCTTAATGAGTAAACCTAGACTCTAACACCTAAAGATTGGTGTTTGAGTTCTTTAGTGGGTTGATTTTAGTGTTTGATGCAGAGGAGATGATTCTATGGGTGCACGAGAGTAAAACTGGTGAATTCTACCTCTAGCATGTCATTTCATATCATTTCTaacatttgatacatttttcatatcatagggactaaagttgacatttttaaaagcggagactaaactgaaaatcataacttaacttagggaccaaaaaagggtttaaatttattttcaactatCAAAGTTTACCTTTTTAATTCTCTGTctattcatttataattatacGTAATCTTACATTTTTTAGTCTAGATAAATTATTAGTCCTACCATTGTCTAGTATTACAcgaatttttgaaaaaacgaCATTTAAGGTTAAggttatcattttatattatttgaacgaTTCGGTACATTTGTCAAAAAAATCAcatgtaattaatatatagatTAATAATGTACAAAATCTTTAACAtctaaaagttataataataagtgataagttttaaataattaatttgaagttACATCTATATaagtaaaactatataataataaagcaACTTGTATTTTGTTCCGTAAGTAATTATGAACTTaggtttgagaaaaaaaaataacaaataaatatattataaaagaccAATAATTGTACCTAATAAATGTTACAAAATTTGCTTGTATACCATATTTTTAgttgtattaattatatttctatcTTCCTTTAAGATAGTTAACCATGTCTTAAACTGGACACAGaagatataattcaattttttaaaatgattgaaCATAACTCTTTTTGGAAAGCCATTGAACATAGCTCTCTTATTGATTTTGatgacaaaatataaatataaatatatatatatatatatatatatatatatatatatttattggattATCTCAACAAcacaaaataaatgttttggGATATTCCAcgttattcttttattctttcttctcatCACTGACTCagttgagagagaagaaaacagTGTATTGTCACAGTTTGGGTCCTAGCTTGTCTCTGTAAACTAACGTTTTATTACAATCCAAAAGTTAAAGTTAAAgctaatataataatgaaaaattatcttttcacacccatcatttttttatttattctttacaaccttttcaataataaaataatatttttaattaataaaaataaatataaataaaaatttaaaataaaataataatcttaaaaagTGTTAAATGAACATATAAATGAGGAAAAGTTTCAAACATATATAGCCCTACAATGTATAGACGATGGCAATGATGACTACAACTTTAACTTATATCAAGTGAACACAACAGGTGGAAAATCAGAGATAAAAGACCTTTTAGCGtagtaacttttttttctttctttctttttcttcttttctttcattctctttcttctttttctttattttttttttctatttcagtGTTCTATTAGCACGTGTCTCAATCACTTAATTTTCTccacttttttaatttctaattcatttttcatatatCCTAATAGAATATATGTTTTGGAACATTTGTATCCAAGCAATTTCTAATTTAGTGCAATTGTAAAATTTGCTCTAACATTGGTCAGTTTACTATTCTGTAAATGCTTAATCTTTTTGCTAGTTCTTGATAAaagttattcttttaattagtttatttttttaattttggattcGCTAATGTTTAACTAggattttaggattttttttaatcaccTATTATTTTCTACAAGTAACTATCCAATAGGAAAAATTAACTTGATTTGTAATTGAGATTTTATGAGTAcgaaaataattattgatgaaattGTAATTTGACTTAATTAGTTCATTAAATTTATTGCTTTCATTGATTTTGAGTGAAACATCTTATTGTTCAAGTGGTAAAATTGTAGTATTTTAAGTCAGACTTTGGAATGATTACTAGGTTTCATAACAATGAATATCAGCCAAGCAATGCTACCTTAAGTGATATGGCTTATCTCTTGGTGTCTAAAGTGAAGGGGGAATCAAGAATAatcatgattttcttttataatattgtttacgCAAGATAATCTCATTCAAGTGATACTCACATGTTCCTTAAGCATATATTAACCtagtttaaaagtatttatatgtttaataatcttagtttataattttcataaatttatgaatGTTTATTATGAGAAAGTgttgaattatatatatgaattgaTGAATCGATAATAATTCAGAAATAATGTGTTGTAGTATGAGTGATCTACTATATAAAACTCAAAGATATTAAATATAGTTGAAGTAACATACCTGTGATGATATGTTAATTACACTGTGATTGTGTATATTGATTATTAAAACCTAGGTagggagagagaaaagagaattcTTGTATAGCATTAATATGTAAAGACACAAATTTTGAATgcaataaacttatttttaatatttaatttaaccaTTCGcttgaagaagaaaatcttaGATGAGTCAGACATTAGTCtctctcttttatatatattcaatttgatgCTTAGATCCCCTATgttaatctaaaattttgaaaattattttttttattatgtataagTTGTTCATGAGTTTGAATAGTATACTatcttggtttttttttttaatagcttACTCTTTAATTTTAGTGTTAATTATAGTTGGTACATAAACAAATAGCATTGCAAGTAAGGAGATAATTTTGGAAACATTTAGGAAGATGTTgtcatattcatatataatcatgtatatattttcatttcgtGACTGAgaacacatatatatattatactttagatgattacataatttatatatatatatatatatatagtaatatatatatatatata from Vigna radiata var. radiata cultivar VC1973A chromosome 9, Vradiata_ver6, whole genome shotgun sequence carries:
- the LOC111242519 gene encoding uncharacterized protein LOC111242519 isoform X1, which gives rise to MAEAGNPKTGDRFQTTGELQNIHSAYRLNGKNYLKWSQIIRTILKGKGKISHLTGDAPSESDPKFKSWDEEDSMIMAWLWNSMVPEISDTCMFLKSAREIWEAVEQTYSKAKDAAQIYDVKVKTVAAKQGSKSVTEYANQLKSLWMELDHYRVIKAKCSEDSAILKEYIEQDRVYDFLVGLNPEYDQVRIQILGKEKVPGLNEVVAIIRSEESRRGLMLETSTTESSAMIAEGGTIMVANQRKNWEKRHEEIWCTHYNKPRHTREKCWKLHGKPPSREWGLKDGKTSSREWGPKLPGREWGLKGGPQKKGGQAYIANGQGEESVXLNHEEIEXVRSILSKLEKPTGTCSLTYSGQELGEDDWTC
- the LOC111242519 gene encoding uncharacterized protein LOC111242519 isoform X2, with translation MAEAGNPKTGDRFQTTGELQNIHSAYRLNGKNYLKWSQIIRTILKGKGKISHLTGDAPSESDPKFKSWDEEDSMIMAWLWNSMVPEISDTCMFLKSAREIWEAVEQTYSKAKDAAQIYDVKVKTVAAKQGSKSVTEYANQLKSLWMELDHYRVIKAKCSEDSAILKEYIEQDRVYDFLVGLNPEYDQVRIQILGKEKVPGLNEVVAIIRSEESRRGLMLETSTTESSAMIAEGGTIMVANQRKNWEKRHEEIWCTHYNKPRHTREKCWKLHGKPPSREWGLKDGKTSSREWGPKLPGREWGLKGGPQKKGGQAYIANGQGEESVXLNHEEIEXVRSILSKLEKPTGQELGEDDWTC
- the LOC106774290 gene encoding uncharacterized protein LOC106774290, with translation MSSDEEVTIPLKYWVDDNKRRVVVAEASGELVDVLFSFLTLPLGTIIRLGNKLDQHIQLGCINKLYDSVDKLESNVFWNNICKKMLHSPRNPLESSCQRLKVKVDDTEPTKYFVCYSCSKEKDLLLSTFDGARCHCGKLMRKETMLLEESKEELAKDNGAFVKSDAMFLILDDLRVLRSSVGDSVQTFLKHRHKDISILTEISGKVGIKEILSILKQSLISKSPLSDVLLKNEEYKKYSSSQYTGPIHSKGHVKIKVMVSKSQNKILFAEVDGDFVDLLTSFLTTPIGSIVRLMKGKLCLGSIRNLYKSVKRLNPSWFVRSSNESLKNIKVAPHFGCKRNPLEEEDSPEYWYGPVVEKENEGRTMISKRKELLRDPKKVKLFDPRSSDGAREPPVGFMKRPCLFVVSDDLEVKPMTNASSISHLKELGIVKVNDLEEHFIKVRKSHEAIDLLRVSLTSNGAALTKSLFSQMWICQRGIPCWGVLGSRHQIKKEIKKEEKEVPGKKRHDEREKDKKEVK